GTCGAGTGCCACCAATGTAAGCTGTAAAGCTACCGCGCTTTTCCTCTTTTTTCAGAATTGGATAATCTTCTGCCCGAATCGGTTCAGAGATATCTAACCCACCCGATCGAAACTGTAAAAGCTCGGTATTCTGGTTTTCGACCACGCTCCAAACAATCCGCTCAATATACGGTTGTTGATTGCCTTGAGCATCTTTGCGCCAGTAGTAAGGATTGCGCTTAAAGATGATTCGCTGAGTGGCGACATATTGATCGATCGTATACTGACCGTTCGTAACAATCTTTTTCGGATCGGTATCCGTTCCCCAAGTCGAGAGAAACAACGGATTGCCGTCTCTGCCCGTTTTCGCGATCGTTTCCGCTAAGATGTGTTTTGGCAAAATTCCGAGTCCACCCGTCACCCGTAGAAATGGAGCAAACGGTTCTGGGGTCGTGAATTCGACTCTGCGATCGTCGATCTTCCGCACGGTGGGCAATTGCCGCTCTTTACCAATCCGTAGCACATCTTGAATATCAGTCGGAACTTTGGGATTCAAGAAAATATCGCGAAACGTAAACACGACATCATCCGCCGTTAAAGGTGCGCCATCCGACCACTTCAAGCCCTCTCGCAGCGTAAAGGTCACTTTCTTTTTATCCGGGGAAAGCTCCCATTTCTCGGCTAATTCTGGCTCCAGCTTGTCGGTTAAAGCATTTTCGGTCACTAATCCGACATACATCAGACCCGCAACGTTTGGATCTTCGTTAATCAGCGCATAGTTGAACGACTTGGGATCGCTCAGAATGCTATCGACCATTTGTGGAACTCGCGCTGCTTGTGTCTTATATCCTTGAGGATTGCAAGCCGTGACAGTCAACACAAGGCAGAACGCCGCCATTGCGAATGTCCAGAATCGCCAGAAACCTGTCGGAGCGGAAAATTTCATACGTCGATCGCGCATCTTTCAGAGAGTGATTCTATCCTTTCTACACCTTTTGCGCGATTTCTGGGAGATTTCTGGGAGATTATCAACCTGAATATCAATCTGGCAGCAATGCTCTATCCCAATTTGGAGTAGAAACGTGCGATCGCTAATACCAGATTGATTTGTGGATGCGACAGACTCTCGCCCCCTAAATCCCCCATTCTGGGTGACTTTGAGTATGATCTGTCGCATTCTATGTTTAATTCGGTATAAGAATCGCTAAGAATTGTGGACTCTTCACCGCAGAACGTCAGCCCATCCCGGATGTCAAAACTGATAGCGAATTCGGGCTTGAACAAAATGATCGCTGACATCCCGCTTGCCTAAAATTGTTTCGTATCCAACTCCGATCGACAAATTATTCGCAAACTGGGTTTGGACTCCTGCGCTCAAGCGAATAAAATCTCGATCGGGTTCACCCGTTCTGGTGCGATTAGGGATTCCGGGTTGACCGACAAGCTCGGTGACAATTTCGCGACTTCCGTTGGAAAATTCATGCTCATAGTTTGCCGCAATAAACGGCGTTACCGTTGCAGCAGGAGAACGGAAATCATACGAAAGCTGCGCTCCAACATTCAAAATGACAGAATCTGCTGTTTGATCAGCCACATTCAAATTCAGAATACTGCCGTTTCGCTCTGTGTAGCCATCAATGTTAACTCTGGTATATCGAACACCAATCATCGGCCCGACAGAGAGCTGATCTCTTCCAAAGTTATACCCTGTGTTCAAACGAACCGAGAATTGATTACCGTTAGTCTTTGCAGTTGCAGAGCGGAAACCTGTCGCATTAATTTTCCGATCGATTTCAAAGTCATTCCAGCCATAGTTAATCACTGCATCTGCATAGAAGCGATCGCGCTCATAACTTCCATAGGCAGATAGCGAATAACTATCAATCTCAACTCTGCCACGATTGTTGTTTAAGTCACTATTGCTGCTTGCATAATTGAATGCTAATCCCAGTGCTAGGTCATCTGTGACGCGATAATCTGCTCCGACTGTAACGCCTTTGGTATCAAAATCAAACCCTGTACTGCGATCGTTTGCATCCTGACTCCCAAAGTTAAAATCTCCGTTCACAAATACACCCAGTCTTTGAGTTGGATTTTGAGTTGGATTTCGCAGCGTCAATAATCGACCATCCAGATCGCGAGTGGGACGACGCGCCACACCCAGCGCAATCTCGGCTTGAGGCACGATCGTTTGCGGAGCCGTCAAGATGTCCAGCGCATACTCTGAAACAATTCGATGCGCGGCGGTTGTTGGATGAATATCATCCCAAAATAGAAACTGATCGCAATTTGCGCCCGATAGAATACAGGGCTGAGTCACGTTGGTAAAGCCAAATCGAGCCGGATCATTGAACACTTCATTGAGTAATGCGCCAATATCAAGCGGAATGATATTCACATCTGGCTGACTTTGCGCTAAGGCTTGTAATGAGGTTCTTAAGCCTTGATTGTGCGCGATCGACAGTTGGGTGAGTCCCGCACGTCGCTCTGGAGTCCTCGCTCCCGGAGTTCTGCCTAAATCCGGCAGATTTGGCACGATCAAAGTTCTTGTGCCTGCTGCCGTCAGGCGTTGCAGAATGTTAGAAATATTTCCCAGTGGAATTGCAGGATCAGTAACACGACCACCAAGATAATCATTTGCGCCTGCCCAAACGACAAACACACGATCTGGGCTAATACTCGGTGAATTCTGCAAAAAGCCATTCACCTGAGTCGTCACGCCGGGTAAAAATGGAACCGTGGTGTTTATCGTTCCGCTCGAAGCTCCACCGAATGCAAAATTCGTGGTTGTGGTTGTTAGGTTGAGTGTTTCAGCAAGGCTTTCAATCCAAACAGGCCCATTACTCAACCGACCGTTGAAATAAGGTGGACTTGGCGGAAATAATCCGTTTGTGGCTCTGAACGCATTGCCATTATCTGAAAGGCTATCTCCAAAAACTGTAAATCCTTCAATCGCTTGAGCCGAGACGCGAACAGGTAGTAAGGAAACCGCGATCGCCAACGAAAGTGTAAAAATCTTGCATTTCATAATACTTTCTGATGCTTCATCACACTTACCCTAGAGTGTAGAACAGAGAAGCTTAAATTTTGTGATTAGTAATTACTGTTTGAAAATCACGTCAGAATGAAGAGAGCGATCGAGGACAATCTCATGACTCAAGCAAAAGTCAAGTTTTCGAGTTTTGAAGAATATTTGTCCTATGATGACGGGACAGATCAGCTTTACGAGTTATGGAATGGGGAGCTAGTCGCATTGCCACCGGAATCAGGACTAAATTTTCAAATAGCCACCTTTCTACTCTTACAGCTTGTTCCATTCATTGACTACCGTAGGATTCGAGGACATGGACTAGAGCTACAAGTCCGTGGTGAACCCCAGAACCGCTTTCCTGATCTGACGGTGCTTCGCGAAGAACACATCGAGCAGTTAAAACGCCGCAATACGATCCTTTTATCAATGGCTCCTCCCCTGCTGGTGGTGGAAATTGTCAGTCCGGGGGAAACCAATCGATCGCGGGACTACACCAACAAGCGTGAACAGTACGAAGATCGAGGGATTCCTGAATATTGGATTGTTGATCCTCAAACTCAGAGTGTCACGGTGCTGCAATTAGAAGCAGGAGCCTATCAAGAAATCGGAGCGTTTCAAGGCGATCAAGTCATTTCTTCCTCAACTTTCCCAATGCTCAACCTAACGCCAGCACAAATTTTTTCGGCTTAAGAACGCTGTCGCAAAATGAATTCTGCGATCGCCAAATCCACAGGCGTTGTGACTTTCAAATTCGTTTCTTCACCTTCCACAATCCGCACCAACAATCCACATTGTTCAAATAGTGCCGCATCATCCGTCACTTCCCAGCCCTTCTGCCGCCCTTGTTCATGGCACTTTTTCAGCAGTGAAACTGAGAATCCTTGAGGAGTTTGGGCAGCCCAAAGCCGCGATCGATCCGGTGTACTTTCAATCGCCCCGGTTGCATCCACAACTTTAATCGTATCTTTGACCGGAATTGCAGCAATTAATCCATCACAAGATTGCAATGCTTCAGAGCAACGATCGAACAGTTCTGGCGTGGCTAAACAGCGTGCGCCGTCGTGAATCAAAACGGATTCAGCTCCAATCGGGAGTGCTTGAAGTCCGTTGTAGACCGACTCTTGGCGAGTTGCACCCCCTTGAATAAACTGAACAGGCTTCGTCAGATTCAGCGACTCAACGATCGATTTGAAGTCTTCCCAATCGATCGATTGCCCGATGATGCCGATCCATTTGATTGTTTGTGAGGCTTCTGCGGCAAGCAATGTCCAAGCAATTAAAGGCTTTCCCAGTAGTTCGAGCAGCAGTTTATTGCGCTCACTGCCCATTCTTCGTCCGGAACCCGCCGCAGGAATTAATAAATACACGATTCATTCCAATAACACTCCGAGTTCATAGTCTATCAGCGACAGCCGAGACTTTGACGAGTTGAGACATTGGTAATCGTGTTTGTTCCATTCGCAAGCTGGCACAGTTGCGGCACGATCGCCGGATCAAGCTGCGCGCCTGTGAAATCGACATTGCTGATCGAAGTGCTAACGAAAGTTGCTCCCCGCAAATCCGCATTTTTCAATACAGCATTGGTCAAATCAGAGAAACTGAACTGTGCGCCTGCAAGCTGAGCATTGTCTAATCTGGCATTTCTCAGGTACACACTGACAAGCTGCTGATTGCTTAGATTTGCGCCATTTAAGTCTGCACCCCCAAAAAATGAAGACCCAAGCGTCGCACCTTGAAAATTTGCACCCGTGAGCCGCGCCGAACCGAAATCAGTGTTTAGTAAGTAAGCATTGGTGAAATTCGCACGATCGAGAATCGCACGATTGAGCGAAGCCCGACTGACATCAGCGTTGGTGAAATCTGCTCCAGTAAAGTTGCTCGTTCGCCGATCGCTCGATCGTGCATTCACGACTAATTCACCTGCCTGAATTCCACTAAGGTTTGCTCCAGTCAGGTTAGCACCGCTGAAATTACTGCCGAACAGCGAAGAATTGATCAAGCGTGCATTGCTCAGATCGGTATTTGCCAAATTCACGTTGGTCAAATCGCACCCACGACACTCTTTAGTCGATTGCAACTGTTGAAGCTGCTGTGAGTTTTGAGCTTGGGCAGACGCGGAGATTAAAACTCCTGTGAGCGTGAGAAGCGCGATCGAAATCTTCTGCATAAGGTTCAACAGAGTTAGAAGTGCCTTTCTAATATTAGATTAAGGCCAAGACGATTCTTGCATCGGGATTACCATCACTTCTGGAATCACAGTTTCCGGTGGTTGGGTGAGAATGTAGCGAATGGTATCCGCAACGTTTTTGGGGTCTTGGAGCTTGTCAAGCGGCGTATCGGGGAAGCGATCGAGAATAAATGGAGTCTGCATTCCGCCTGCAATCACAGCCGTAACTTTGACCCGCTCTGGACGGGCTTCAACGTGCAGCGCATGACTAAACCCAACTAAGCCCCACTTACTGGCATGATACGCAGTTGCATTCGCCCATGTGCGCTTTGATGCAGTCGAAGCAATGTTGACGATATGTCCAGACTTGCGCTGCTTCATGTGCGTAATCACCGCTTTCGACAGAATGAAGGGTGCGCGGAGGTTCACCGCAAGAACCCGATCCCAGTCTTTGACATCGAGTTCTTCGATCGACACCGTAACATCAATTCCCGCATTGTTAATCAGAATATCTAAGTGATCATATTCTGCAATCACTTTGTCAATGCTGGAGAGAATTTGATTCTCATCGGTAACATCTAAGCGCAAGGCTGCCGCTTTTCCACCTTCTGAGCTAATTTCGGAGACAACTTTCTCAGCGAGATCTTCTCGAATATCTGCGACGATGACAGTAACACCAGAAGCAGCCAGAACTCGACAAATTGCTTCGCCTAATCCTTGTGCGCCACCTGTCACGAGAGCTACTTTTCCAGTTAAATCACTCATTGTTTTCTCCTATATCAATTGTTTGTTCTTTGCGTTAACGGTGTTGCCCTCATCCCCAACCCTTCTCCCTGAGGGAGAAGGGAGCTAGAATTCTTGTCTCCTCTCCCCTAGGGAGAGGGTTTAGGGTGAGGGCGAAATTTTAGGCATATCGCAGTCCTAATAATTTACCGTTAACGGAAGTCCCGAAGCTTGTTTACGATTCTGTAATCTTAATCGTTGTCGCTTCGGTTTCTGTTCGTGATTCACTACCCATGCTTCAACTAATTCGCAAAGTAAGTGAATCACGACGATTTGCACTTCCTGAATGTGCTGTGAATCAGCCGCAGGAACCACGATCGATAAGTCACAGAGCGATCGAGCATGTCCTCCATCGCCGCCTAAAATTCCAATGCTCGGAATTCCTAAGCGTTGTGCGGTTTCAAACGCGGCAAGAATGTTTTTCGATCGACCGCTCGTGCTAATTCCAATGACTAAATCATTCGGTTGTGCAAATGCCTCAATCTGACGAGAAAACACCTGATCGTACCCCACATCATTTGCCCAAGCGGTCAACAATGCACTATCAGCAGACAGCGCGATCGCAGGCAGCGCCCGCCGATTTGGAATCTTGAATCGTCCGACAAATTCTGCTGCACAGTGTTGAGCATCTGAAGCGCTACCGCCATTGCCACAGATTAACACTTTGCCATCTTGAAGAAAGCAATTTGTGATCAAGGTTGCCGCTTGAGTAATTTCAGTTTGCAAGCAGGAGTGGGCTGCTTGAATGGCTGCAATCACTGAATTGAATCCCCGATCGATCACTGCCGCAGAATCTAACACAGTTGACTGATCAATCAGCACAGACTGATATAAATTCGCCATCGAGTCTGCCACACTTTGCCAAGTAAACAGATGATTGGCGCGCCGAATTGCTTGGCGGCTGAGCTTTTCCATTAAACTTGGATGAGCATACAAATGAGACAGACGATCGGCGATCGCATCGGGCTGATTCGGTGGCACAAGATAGCCTGTTTCACCATCTGCAACCGAGAATTTCACCCCACCGACATTCGAACCAATTACTGGAGTTCCGCAAGCCATTGCTTCAAGCGGTGTAATTCCGAAAGGTTCGTACCAAGGCGTTGTAATAAACACATCTGCTGCACTGTAGTAGTACCGCAACACTTCCCGCCCTTTGCGACCGACGAAATGCACACGATCGACGACTCCTAGCTCTGTTGCAATTGCATTCAGTCGATCGACCTCTTTCGCAATGCGCGGATCACTATCATTCAGTTCACCTCCCACAATGATCAACTGTGCAGGAGCCTTCTCAGAGAACTTTGCAAATCCCCGAATTGCGGTATCAACCCCTTTACGCGGAACCATGCGACCGAGTTGCAAAACAATGCGATCGTCAGGATTCCACCCTAAAGCAACTCTCGCCAATGCTTTATCTAAACACCAAAACTCAGATGAATCAAAGCCACAAGGCACGATCGTAATTTTGCGCGGATCAGCATTATAGAGTTCAATCAAATCCGTTTCATCTTGAGGACATTCGGCAACAATGCGATCGGCTTCCTGCACCAATCGATCCTCAATTTCAAACCGCTCATCCGGGAACTCATCGTTTCCGCCTTGATGAAATCGCCGCACCCGCCCCAACGCATGAAACGTAATCATAAACGGAATCTGCAACACTCGCTTCAACTCTGCGGCAACCAGCCCAGACATCCAGAAGTTAGCATGAACGAGATCATAGTGCGTATGCTGACAAAAACGCAGCATGTACGCTGTGAATTCCTGCATATGCGGCAATAGATCTTCCTTGCGAATCTCAACCGGATCACCTGCGGGAACATGAATTAAACGCACTCCCTCGCTCCAGTTGGCAATCTCCGGCAACAACGCCCGATCGCGCCTCGTGAAAATATCCACCTGATAACCGCGCTTGGCTAAATGCTTCGCCAACTGTCCGACATACACATTTTGTCCGCCACTATCCACACCGCCCAGAATCCCAAACGGCGAAGCGTGTTCACTAATTAATGCAATCCGTTTCATACGAGGGTCATAGTAGGTTTACGATCGACAACTTGTGCAAATGCCCGATTCCAATCGCGCTTAAACCGCTCGATATTGAATCGCTCTTCGGCAACTTTCCGCGCCCCCTGACTCAATCGCTGAGCTTCTTCGGGTGATTTCTGCAACTGCTGCATCACCTCGATTAAGCGATCGACATTCGTATCCACATAACCAGACACTCCGTTTTCAATCACCGTTGCCATTTCTGTGGTCGCAAGTCCAATGATTGGCATTCCGATCATCATGGCTTCGCAGACCGACAAGCCCAAACTGGTGTAGCGAATCGGATTGAAAAAGAATCGATAGTGTGACGTGAACTCAGCTAACTGTTGATGCGGAATCTCGCCCCGTCCACCGAGCTTTTCCGCCTGCATGCCGACTAAATCTAACGGCACTTGCGATCGCACTCGTTCAAAAATATCAGCTCCGAGTCTTCGTCCCCTTGCTTGCAATCCGTTCACTACGACAATGCCGCGATCGATCTGCCCTTGATAGCGCACATTTTCAGGAACCATAACACCGTGTTCAATCACACAGGTCGGTGTCACACCACTGTTCCACATCAGATCATTAAAGTGCGTCACATGAACTAATAGGACATTTGGATCATTCACAACATGCGGTGTATCTGTTGGATGTTCGCGGGGTGGATCATGTTCCAGATAGAGCCGAGGCAAGGAGCGCTGTTGCTCCGACAGAATCTCGTACTGATCTTCGAGATAGTTTTTGCGTGATTGGAACAAGATGCAATCGAACTCCAAGTTCCGTACTTCTTCAGCCGGAACATTATGCACATTGTCACCCCAAACAAATCCACCTAACTTACCGCCGTATCCTTCTGGAAACCCAGGTTTCACAGGCAGAAAGAATTGATGCGGCGACTGGACAAGGTAATACAAATAGCTCCCATGGACGTGCCAAGTAAGAATCCGAAGAGGTTTCATAACTAAAATTCCGAATAAGTGCGCGTTCTTGGAGCAGAACAATCAACGCAAAACAAACATACTGAATGATTGTTTTATATCATGCAAAATTTAACGAGAGAATACATTGGGCATTTGCACAAGATGTAATGAGTTTGTATGTTCAGAGATTGTGCAAATGCCCAACTTACGATCGCGAACCGCTAAACTTTCCGAATGCGAATCAACAAAAGAGCGCAACAGTAGCGCTAATCGAATCTGGATCGCATCATCAAATAGGCGGGGATTTAGTCCCGTTAATGAAGTAATTTTATCAAGGCGATAACTTAAAGTATTCCTGTGGATAGATAATTTCCCGGCTGTAGAAGACGGATAGCAATTTTCTGCAAAGAAAACTTCCAGCGTATCAATTAGTTCTGGCTCTTGATCTAACGGGCTGAGAAGATGTTTTGCTAAATCAATTTTTGTGCTTTCGTCTGAAATGCCAACGAAGGCAGCGACACCCAAATCGTCCAAACAATAAACTTGGTTTTCACCAGAAAAGTGATGTCCTAAAGACAATGCCGCTTGTGCATCTTGATACGATCGCGCCAACCCTTGAATGCCTGGATGATAGCGCCCAATTCCGATGCTGAGATTGGTTCCGGTTTGCGATCGCAATTGATTCAGCAATGCGGTACTGGCTCGTTTTAAGGCGGCTAAATTTGCCCACGATGGATTTCCGGCGGGGTCTTTCTGGTCTGCCCAAGCCTTAAGATCTTGAGTGCTACTGGCTTTTAATACTGCAATCTCACTCCCGCCAATGTAAGCACAAATTGTATCGTTAGGGAGATGAAAGAACTTAACAATGCTTTCAATAATTACCTGAATTCTGCGTTGAGTTTGAGCATCCAACATTTCAAACGGCTTAGTCGGACAAGAGAGCAAATATTCAGCCGCGTCAATCAAAATCACAGCCCGCGGACGAGTAAAATCTAAGCCCAAAATCTGCGCTTCTCGTAGCACTTCAGATTCGTTCCGGCTCGCAGAACGCAGCAGATCATGAATAAACTTGTTTTTCAGTTCTGGCTGAAAAGGCTGATCTGAGATCGACATTGCCTGAGCAATCACTAACTCTACTAAAACTTGCATTAGCCGCAGCGAAATCTCATCAGACTCTAAATGGCTGAGAATCAATTCGCCTCGTTGGTATCCGACCTGTAAAGGCAGTCTCAAATTCGATGGTGCATCAAAACAGTGTCCAACTGCCTCATTCTCGGTACTTACGACCACAATCGCTCGATCGTCCACTACAAACACTCGTGCATTCAGCACCTCTTGGATCTGCTGAACAATCACTTGAGCAACTCGCTTAAACCGAATTAGCGCAGCTCCTTCTCGTGTCACGCTGCCTCCCGAAGAGTATTCAGCATCTCCTCAATACTCGCTTTACACGCCGATAACACTCCGCCTCCAAACTCACAAGACACTCCGCCTCGCACCGGAATTCCGGCAAGATAACAAGCATAAGCAACCGGATACGGCGATCGATTCCCATCAGGTAAGACGATCGCCGCATCAAATTGCTCAACCTTCAGCAGTTCAATCAAATTCAGTAATCGCTCTGGAACATCAGACAAGCTTGTTTCAGAGATAGCAGAATGTACTAAGACCTGATTCACTTGAGCAATTGAGAGTGCCACTTGACTCAGCCGAGCCGCACACAGCACAACAATCTGCGAATTTGGCAACTGCAATCGCACCTGCTTAATTCCCGATCGCAATCCATCTGCATGATTGCCAGTCTGAATCACCAATACCTTCTCAGGCAACATGGAGTGCCTCCTGCTGTAATAGAGCTTCAACCTGCTCCAAGACCGTGCTAACCGAAGCAGGAGGCACAATCGATTGATGGCGCTGGCGATCCAAAGGCGACCATCGCTGCGGATCAGACCCACTAAAGATCACCACGCTTGGAACCTTGAGCGCCGCCGCAAGATGTGAAACTCCCGTATCATTGCACACCAACAATCGACAGTTTTCTAGCACTGCCGCCAACGTCCCCAAGCTGGTTCGTCCTGCTAGATTGATCGTCGGAGCCTTGATCAATTGTGCGATCGCCTCAGTTAATCCCCGTTCCGCATCGCTTCCGGTCAATACTACCTGCCATCCCTTCTGGGCGAGATGCTCTCCGATCGCTGCAAATCGATCGCTCGACCAACAGCGCGAAGAAACACTTGCCCCGGCATGAATACAGATATAGCGCTGTAGATCGTACAGTTGCAATAAAGCTTGTCCCTCCTGTCGATCGTTCTCTCCGATCGGAAATTCCATCTGCGCGTTTGACGCTGGGATTCCTACAAAATCAAGCAAGCGCAAATACCGCAAAATTTCATGCTCCGTTTCGACGAACGACAAAAACGAAGCGGGATCGGGACAAACTTGACTGGATTGGAAGAATCCGATCGTTCGCCCTGCACCGAGTTCCAGTGTTAGCGGATTCGTCACAACGCCGCTTCCATGCATCTGAATTGCGAGATCAAACTTGCGCGATCGCATTTCTACAAAAAAAGCTGGCAAAGCGGATAAATCAACAGGCTGCTCTGGCAGACCAGGATAACCAGGCAGCACTACAAACTCATCAATGTACTGCTCAAATCGCTCCGCTAATCCCTGTGAACCGGGCAAACCAATCAGCGTCACCTTTGCTTGAGGATAAGCGACTCTCAGAGCACGTAGAGCTGGCACTGCACACAGGAAGTCCCCCAATCCTGGTAATGCCCGAACGATCGCAATTCTTTCTGCTGTTGAAATCGCCTCACTCACACTGTCTACCTACTATCCGTCTACCTGCTACGTCTTGAAGCAGAGTAGAGGTTCTAGCTAAATTATGTCGTCCCCACATAGATAGAAGACAGTAGAAGCTCAGTCTGACCCAAGATAGAGATCATAAAAAAGTGGGTCAAAAGCCCACTTCGTTTAAAGACTGATCTACCAACTTGAAGTGCGATTAGGTAAGCTTCCTGACATCATCCGTGACATCAGTAAGCTGAGGAGCCGCCGCATCTTCCCAAGCATTCAGAATGACTGCATTTGAAACATTGCCAATGATGTTGAGCACTGTTTTGAAGCCATCAGTTAAGCGATCGATTCCCGCCACAATTGCCACTCCTTCCACGGGTAATCCTGATGCAGTCAGAACAGTCGTCATCATGATGATTCCAGAACCAGGAACACCCGGAGTGCTGAACGAAACTAAGAAGGTGCTGAGTACGATCGCAAGCAACAATGAAGGAGTCAAAGAAATATCAAACATTTGAGCAATAAACACCGCATTAAAGCCTTGCAAAATCGCTGATCCATCTCGCTTTAATGCTGTTCCTAAGGGGACTGCAAAGCTAGCAATGTCCTCACGCAGCCCATAATCTTCCTGAACATTCTTCAGCACGACAGGCAGTGCAGCATTAGAACTTGCAGTGCCAAATGCTAACGACAATGCTGGAACAAGACTTTGAAGCAGTTTAATCGGTTTGGCTTTCAGTATCGCAAGAATCAAGACATAGAAAGTAATCATGATCAATGTCGAAACAAAGAGCGAAAAGACATAGGTAAATAACTTCACGATTAGCTGTAGCCCTTCGGTTGCAATAACTGAGCTAACTAAGGCAAAAACACCAATCGGTGCAACATAAAGCACGATCGACAGAATTTTTTCACTAATGACATAGCAACTTTCAACAAAGCTAACAAAGCTTGCTGCCTTTTCACCCACAAGCTGAATTGCAACCCCAATCAACGCAGATGAGAAAATTACTTGTAGTAGGTTGCCTGTGCTAAGTGCTTCAATTGGGTTCGTTGGAATCAAGCTCACTAACCAGTCGATTAGTGATTGTTGTTGAGCGATCGCACTAATTTGCACATCAGTTGAAACCGACACTCCAACTCCAGGCTTAACAACAACCGCTATGATCAATCCCAATGCCACAGCAATCCCACTCGTTAAGCAATAGCTCACAATCAGCTTTACCGCATACCGCCCAACCTGTGCCGCATTCTGAATCCGAGTCAAGCCTAGAATCAGCGATGAAAAAACGATCGGCACAACCACAAACTGAATCAACCGCAAAAATGCCGTTCCAGTTGGACTGAGCAAATAGAGATCGAGCGGCAGGATCACTGTCGGAAAGAAATCATGCAGCACCGCCCCAAACCCGATTCCCACCGCCATTGCCACCAAAATCAGCGTCGATAAGCTCATAGTCTTGACTCTTCAACCGTCAGGACTCACTGTAGCACTGTCGATCGCTTCAGTTCTTCTGATCGCTCCCCTTATTCCCGTCTTTATATTTTTTCAAACGAATTCTTCAACGGGGTCAAAGAATTTGTCGCTCTACAGCTAAAATCCTCTATACTTTCCTCTGGCTAGCCCGTAGAGCTTCTAACGCTACAGTCCTCGACCTTAGATAGGTACCTTCACCCTAATAATATGTAACCTTTAATTTTGACAAATTTTTGACAAATTAAGGCTGCTGTTCAGCGATCATGCTTCTGCATAACTGAACTAGGCTTGCTAGATCTTTAGGAGTAATGTTCATG
This genomic window from Cyanobacteria bacterium FACHB-DQ100 contains:
- a CDS encoding pentapeptide repeat-containing protein, which translates into the protein MQKISIALLTLTGVLISASAQAQNSQQLQQLQSTKECRGCDLTNVNLANTDLSNARLINSSLFGSNFSGANLTGANLSGIQAGELVVNARSSDRRTSNFTGADFTNADVSRASLNRAILDRANFTNAYLLNTDFGSARLTGANFQGATLGSSFFGGADLNGANLSNQQLVSVYLRNARLDNAQLAGAQFSFSDLTNAVLKNADLRGATFVSTSISNVDFTGAQLDPAIVPQLCQLANGTNTITNVSTRQSLGCR
- a CDS encoding ABC transporter substrate-binding protein, which gives rise to MKFSAPTGFWRFWTFAMAAFCLVLTVTACNPQGYKTQAARVPQMVDSILSDPKSFNYALINEDPNVAGLMYVGLVTENALTDKLEPELAEKWELSPDKKKVTFTLREGLKWSDGAPLTADDVVFTFRDIFLNPKVPTDIQDVLRIGKERQLPTVRKIDDRRVEFTTPEPFAPFLRVTGGLGILPKHILAETIAKTGRDGNPLFLSTWGTDTDPKKIVTNGQYTIDQYVATQRIIFKRNPYYWRKDAQGNQQPYIERIVWSVVENQNTELLQFRSGGLDISEPIRAEDYPILKKEEKRGSFTAYIGGTRPITTFMAFNLNQGRRNGRPVVDPVKSKWFNNPKFRQAIAYGIDRERMNTNIYRGLGVLINSQILETSPYYLKPEEGLKSYNFDQTKSKQLLKEAGFKLNSRGQLTDAEGNAVRFTLITNAGNTVREAMVAQIKQDLSQLGIQVDINPINFGVLIDKLDNTQDWEAYLLAMGGSKEPNSGANVWLPDSRSHSFNQSASPGKPPLEGRVVADWEAEIGRLYIEGARELDEAKRKQIYGQIQKISQEYLPWIPLVNARVMAVVRNSIEGVQYPESGGALWNLHELRVED
- a CDS encoding Uma2 family endonuclease, which gives rise to MTQAKVKFSSFEEYLSYDDGTDQLYELWNGELVALPPESGLNFQIATFLLLQLVPFIDYRRIRGHGLELQVRGEPQNRFPDLTVLREEHIEQLKRRNTILLSMAPPLLVVEIVSPGETNRSRDYTNKREQYEDRGIPEYWIVDPQTQSVTVLQLEAGAYQEIGAFQGDQVISSSTFPMLNLTPAQIFSA
- a CDS encoding autotransporter domain-containing protein — its product is MKCKIFTLSLAIAVSLLPVRVSAQAIEGFTVFGDSLSDNGNAFRATNGLFPPSPPYFNGRLSNGPVWIESLAETLNLTTTTTNFAFGGASSGTINTTVPFLPGVTTQVNGFLQNSPSISPDRVFVVWAGANDYLGGRVTDPAIPLGNISNILQRLTAAGTRTLIVPNLPDLGRTPGARTPERRAGLTQLSIAHNQGLRTSLQALAQSQPDVNIIPLDIGALLNEVFNDPARFGFTNVTQPCILSGANCDQFLFWDDIHPTTAAHRIVSEYALDILTAPQTIVPQAEIALGVARRPTRDLDGRLLTLRNPTQNPTQRLGVFVNGDFNFGSQDANDRSTGFDFDTKGVTVGADYRVTDDLALGLAFNYASSNSDLNNNRGRVEIDSYSLSAYGSYERDRFYADAVINYGWNDFEIDRKINATGFRSATAKTNGNQFSVRLNTGYNFGRDQLSVGPMIGVRYTRVNIDGYTERNGSILNLNVADQTADSVILNVGAQLSYDFRSPAATVTPFIAANYEHEFSNGSREIVTELVGQPGIPNRTRTGEPDRDFIRLSAGVQTQFANNLSIGVGYETILGKRDVSDHFVQARIRYQF
- a CDS encoding 2-C-methyl-D-erythritol 4-phosphate cytidylyltransferase translates to MYLLIPAAGSGRRMGSERNKLLLELLGKPLIAWTLLAAEASQTIKWIGIIGQSIDWEDFKSIVESLNLTKPVQFIQGGATRQESVYNGLQALPIGAESVLIHDGARCLATPELFDRCSEALQSCDGLIAAIPVKDTIKVVDATGAIESTPDRSRLWAAQTPQGFSVSLLKKCHEQGRQKGWEVTDDAALFEQCGLLVRIVEGEETNLKVTTPVDLAIAEFILRQRS
- a CDS encoding SDR family oxidoreductase, whose protein sequence is MSDLTGKVALVTGGAQGLGEAICRVLAASGVTVIVADIREDLAEKVVSEISSEGGKAAALRLDVTDENQILSSIDKVIAEYDHLDILINNAGIDVTVSIEELDVKDWDRVLAVNLRAPFILSKAVITHMKQRKSGHIVNIASTASKRTWANATAYHASKWGLVGFSHALHVEARPERVKVTAVIAGGMQTPFILDRFPDTPLDKLQDPKNVADTIRYILTQPPETVIPEVMVIPMQESSWP